The sequence CAAGAATCCAGTGAGCATGTTAGTGTCCAAGTCAAAAAAGTGAGCAGCCAGCTTGGAGCAAGGTACAACACCGGTACTGGTGGAGAGTTGACAGTGCTGATCAAAATCTTTTGGAGCAAATATggaaccattaattttacctaggagctcttctttcttgaggacAATGAAGCTCTTTTCTGGTGAGCTGGTGTTGTGTAGGAAGAGGATGTGACCTTTGTCATTGAGCTGAACACAGATATCAACCAGAAGAGGAATGGTTGTCGGAATGAATGGTACAACTTCTTTGTGCTTCTTGGAGAGGACTTGACTGGATTCCTCTTTTATTTTTTGCTGAACTTGCTCCAGTGATAAGGCAATTTCATTTTTGCCAACAAGGTAAATCAGAAACATGTGTGCATTTAAAGAAACAGCCAACGTTGATCGAATACTGGCGCAAGCAGGGCCGACAGTGGCTCGCAGTATCTTCATGCCACTAGAGTTGGAGTAGCGATTATCCATGGGAATGAACTTCAGCAGATCTAGGGTCGGATATCTCGAAACAGCTTCCAAAACAATCTCTTCTTTCTTTGAAATCTTCCGTTCGTCAGTTAAGCAATCAGCATGGCTACCTACCACAATGAGTGGTGCTTTGCCCTCCATATTGGCACACTGGTTGGCAATGATGCCCAACCAATAGGAGACAGAGTGAGTGGTGTAGGTGTCATCTTTATGGAGGCCTAGGACTAGGACAATAATGGGCCGACATGCATCAACTGCTGACTTGATAATGGCAGCGTGACTGCTGTAGTAGACCTCTTGACCAGCAAAGTCATAGACCAACACATCTCCAAACACACGGCTCTTGAATAAGCGAGGGATGATTCCGGCTGTTTTCTGGCTGACTCCATCGACTTCTTTAGGAGAGACGAAGATGTTGACTAGAGATGTGAATGCAGTTGGCTCGTGTTCCATTGCTTCAATGAGAGTGCTCTTTCCTTCTCCACCGTGACCGATAACAAGTATCTTCACTGGGTTTTTCAGTGGATCCTTCGAAAACACTTTACCAAGAGCTTTGCGATGCTGGGAATATGCATTTTCAGCAGTAGCTCCGTGTTGCAACAAAAGTAGAATAACATCCTTGCTCCCTGCAAGAAAGAGTGGTGTGTGTCCATCGTCATCTTTGATATTGGGATCACAGCCAAGGACGTTCAGAAGATACTCAACAAATTCCGCGTCCGATTCCTTGCATGCTAACAATAGTGCACCATCTGTGGCAGGAATAACAATTCACTGAGTACCTGACTTATACAGTTATTGGGACAGAAGAAAGTATGCATGGAATATCCTCTGATCATGAATTGACTTGCACAGTACGTTATGCTtctatacatacatatagGACGTATTTATTTAGCAGTGACATGTACTATAACTGTATTATGAAACACAAAACTAGACTCTAATTATTAGGAATGGGTTGTAACTGCAATTATAGTTATAGCATGCAATGGCTGCCACACTCTGGCAGTACAGCTTTGAGGTTTTTTTCTTATAGCTAATACAAAAATCTAGCTCTTTAGTGCAATGCTAACTCATAACTTTGCTACAACAATGGTAACTGTAAGTAAAATTAGCCATAACTGCAAATCCATAATAAAAATCCAAAAAagcatggctataattataagtggaCGTTGAAAGTTTTGTTATTTGCACAGTcggctttaccgtatcccttgtgtgcctacgcctcaaggcataGCAATTAGGTATTGTATCAATCAACCTTACTAAGCTTTTACctgcagcaaccacgaaaataattattacacgaAAATAATGACTAAaataatattgctcaaccacgaatgttttgccccCCAAAAGTTACCCGCTATTATGGTATACTATCATAATAGtaaaaacattaattttaaattcatattgaccaggaactggaAGAAAAAAGGTCAAGACAGCTCATCATagcatgtctcacattctctcaacATCATcggacaaggtaacagcatacCTATATTACACAGAGtccttctataattatagtgatataGATATATAAAAGAACAACTcgatatcatgcatgcaccgaAAACAATATGGATCTATAGGTCTATCTTTTAGAGGTTGTACAGTATAgacactcgctattccggctctctgaagtacggccacctcgatatttGGCttggctagctataataattattacggtTTAGTTCACCCTGAAgtagtacggccactcgctatacCATATACCGCCCAGTGcgggctgtcccaaacaaggtttttaatgtaattttatacgtgtattacggTCGGTTATGACGTTGTCGTTTTAGGCctcggctataattatatttcccgaaatacagccaccttgCTATTCcggcatggtcccaagggtgactggattaacgaaagtctactgtatacatgcagagctagctatatatagagagACAAAAATGTTgagagaaaaaattaatgtaaaggAGAAAATGCAAAtgatactatagctatagctaaataTTAAGTGTTATTCTGAATTCttgctgtgtttatgttttCTGTACGCAGATGAAAGTTGGGCATGTCTGGTCAAGGAGAACGTCGAAGTAAAAGTATGTTCTTTCGAATGTGCTTCCCCAGAAACCGTTAACTGCTATATCTTGGTGATGGTCCAAGGTATATAGGGCCGCTCTCAGACCTTTATATATATTTCCATGCATGGTGGTGACCCTCTTCAGTTGAGTTTATACATACAGActgcatgttataattatataaatcatAAATAGTGATCACTTAAGTATAAATCTAATGCTGTATGGAACTACCAGTTACTTCAGACCTCCTTGACTCAACAGTCCCTTGGCCCTACCTCTAATTTGGCAAGCAAACGCCTCCtggtatgataattatgatctttAAGAGGCAATGGTCGTGCTCTGAGACGCTGGTACTTCCTCACTATAATATACTCCCACAGAGTTTGAGACTTGATGGCATAGCCCTCTCTCGTCTATATCTCATCGCTGGAGTCATAAACTCACTAGCACGATCcatatataatagctatacactataattattccaaAATACGGCAGTTACTGTGGAAATGTCTGTGTCACTCTTAGGTAATTTTCGGTGAGCATGCATGttggatataataattatagatgctgagttgcatgccctagCTCTCCCACCTTCAGCAGTCAACTTTCTTGATACAGcataattgtaattatatagctacaaccataaactatagctagctattattaatAAACTGACAATTCTTCGCATACGGGAAAGCGCTTCTGAATCaattcgagtacaaaaaacctgCAGTGCTTAAAATAAACATACATTTATAATCGAGTGTAAGTGCTAGTACTACAAAACTAACTTAAAGCATGTACATCCACTATGTGACTATATAGAAGCTCATTGATCCTGAGCAGCTGTATTATTACAACACTCTatagacacatacacacacacatcagcgtatatacctcgctgcgcAAGCACATAGAGGCATTATAACTCAGTACATCGAATactacgctataattatatgcctcaGGTGTGGATACGCAGagaggtatacagtatagtgtgtttgtgcgtgtgtctgtgtagagtgctatacagctgctcaacaAGTGTATAGGTTAATTTATAGTCATTCagaaaaataatgcttcgactagttttgcttactttgaaggctgttgcagacTTTAGGGTACTGTTGAGTATACCTTCTACTTAGTAGCTATAGCTCTGCATTGTTCTGCTAGCTGCACAACAAAAGAGCTATACCAAGCCACATGCACTGTTTCATTATTGCATTTACTGACATTAATATAATTGAACTTTCGGCCTCCTTTTTAGCGACAATCATGTCAACCATTTCCCCGCTATTTTTTCACACACAGCATGTGTAATAATCATGCCtagaggcgtagccgcacgagggatacggtaaagctgactgtgtgtgtgtctgtgccaTGCATgggtctgttccagctgtaactagctgctcaacggttgcaatacgacgaaaactaacagcttctataggattttgatttgtggattagcaaactaaagctagtttgactcacattgaaggctgttgcagtcttttcagaatCGTTCGTAGAAtcaactacatgcatgttagCACAAAGTTTCTAATAAAAGTTagtcttgcactaaagcgctatagctttttgttagctacaagagtccgAAAAGAGCTAGCTGTACTGTATAGTGGCCATTTGTGAAGTTTGacctcttgcagacacaccctttatttatgtgcatgcgcgctcatcctAACGTGTGAAAGAATATCCAGATCCTGTTTAATTCTTtttctggtaagccacaaaacactataatgataccataataaataattataattatatagctaacaAGCATCGTGTAATTATTGAAGTGATTTGTTTGTtatgatataataatttattatgcagTACAACAGCTTTGTTcattatttactgattcactccgcgtatcctaggtgatttccagtgaatatgagccatattttactTCCCCCAGGGAAGAATtgaatatggctcatatttttACTTCCTACAAGCACTATTCAACTTTTGAATCATCTTGGCAatctgtacacatgcagtaaaataGCAATACAGCACGCAAAAAGTGTTTGTAGACTATGTTTTGTGCTATTGTCATAttgacctgagctagctagcagtctaAGTTACTTATTACATGTTCATGAGGCTTGAAACACTGCAGTTCAATCCTTGCTCTGTGTTTAtagtcaaggctgtggctcagaGGTAGAGGAGTACAGACTACAGTGCATGGAGTGTTGGTAGACTTGTGCAATGCAAATTGAAACGGCAGCTGCTGATATTGGTGGGCGGGTTTGTCAAAGTTTATGGCTTCCAGTAGAACCTATATAGCTGCTTGGAgaagtatagctagctctcatactTGACAGCTGTAACTGTGCTTGAATTCTCTCTTACTATTCTTAACTTTGCCTAATTCGACTGTACTTTTTGGCGAAAGCAGAACACGGTGAGAGGCATTATAGCACAGAGCAcgcgcttgcaacactcgttgtaAGTGTATAATAGTCTGCTAGTACTGTATAGCTTCATTGGCATTggcactgcattatcacccGTGGTGTTTTCATTGAGCATATGCACATAGAAGGGGCAATATACCAGCGAACAAAAATTCATCCAATGTGCATGGGGCTCAGACCCATGATCCTCAGATTAAGAGTCTGATGCTCTACCAGCTGAACTTGACTTAGTAGCAGAtccaagaaaaagaaaaggggATTTCAAATTAACGAGCGCGCAGTACGAACATTTTTGggagttacgcccacttccggttaCACGTTGTGCAGTAAGGAAAATCACATGCATTCTCAGCCATGCAGGGTATAAGTCACATAATAGACCTGcgtatagagctagctagctgctatgaACAGTCAACTAACTAACTTATAGGTGAACCCATTGacacatcaaaacaacaggtacaatcactACAAAAAGCTAGGTAGTAGTTGCCCTAAAGCCATAATAGCTATAGGTTGCATGTACTACTAAGATATTGgagccattatcaaacggtcactaatcttagcctcgatcgttcccaggccttttTTTCTTGCCgttgttcatccataaatagaAGGTAGCAAAAAAGAATAGGCAGCATGCAAAAAAAGAAATTGgggtacagttaagaaaaagtaaggcctgcaTGGTTTAGGAAatggctagcctcgatcccaggccgcacttcccacttgaaggaagtagatagaaagttcaattgaaggtttctagcccatcagATAGAAAGTTCAaatgaaggtttctagcccatcagatagcattctctgatagctacccttagcctgctatgttaacaaaagactcacagcctgcaacagtgtggatgacaatcgtgtgaacggagtgaaagctgacaagagcctatcctatatggacaggccacgcccatttaacattaacttgggtgaaagtctactatactactgctactaccagaagaaaatagctgtacaacaaacctacacagctctgtctctagctataattatagctctgtgtatgacgtTTAAGATATTTTCTCTAATGAATTCTGTATTATAGGAActtttacgggaaaaaatatctaataattttgcgcatgcgcaagcagtcgatagcaggccttcttttctatgaaggccggtgaaggaggctaggaaATGGCGTGAACTATAAGGATGTTTATAAATGTGGGcacgatatgtagcccacaatcgggacgtaaggtattctccgacgcattcagagttaataataTAAGACTTGTACTGAGACACTGCCAACAAGCTACTGCATGCAAAGTCAGGGAACCaacgtggccagctctggtggcagtagctacctgctatagatgataatgatgactaagctatagTTTAGATCTAAGACACAACAAAAATATATTAGATATTCTAcggatagaatctaaacacacaatacaGACTGGTAGAACATCTCTAGCACTGCATACCCGcactcattttcacccttctaccgtCCTTCTACCCTCACATGACTtcccgatataattatacatgctctCCTTTTTGCTAACTCTATACCTCTATATTCCTTCATTCCTTCCGTATTTTATTGAACAAttacagctagtatagaatgTATTGCGatcatcaaacataattataattatgtgaactttgcgagggttaaTCAATTTGCAataataaaatcgcaaaatctactagtaaatacacacgatccttaccagaacgcaatagttacatagcaaagggtcaacttttctgctgcttgggctcattatgcctcggtgcgcatgcgcaagcgaggtatacggtagtgtgtttgtgtgtgtgtgtgtctagatctgtgtgcatgtgtgtgtgtctgtgtagactgctatacagctgctcaaggatgaatcaagtgcaagtaagagtatcatgtttacttggattttaattcgtagatttgcaaaataatgcttacttggaatgccattacaGCCTTTTCATAAGTGTGCGTAGCGAaatttgtccatggagtgttgctactctacttagtatagttagctagaacgctagctattggtaactGCAACactgagaagagagctgcaaggctctatacTGATGCAGCTATTAACCTtggcttgaacttttggcatcgatcatttttaacaacaaacatggtcaatcattacccactctttgagtttgcatgcagcatgcaaattaatgttcatcatgtgtaccgcataataattatatatgtgtataagctttatgttatgtagctttggcatctccaccgaggcatgcATGTTCtcatggattttgattcgtggattagcaaacattctcgagttatggctagtttgactcacattgaaggctgtgttgcagtctcttcaggaatctttcatagcatcatctgtttgcacaaactttctattcgaGTTAGCCTTgtactaaagcgctagctttttgttagctatacAAGAGtaagaaagagctgctaaagaagctagctattttagtaaTCATTATGGaacatgcagacacaccccttctTCCTGGATTTAATGTGCAtgcgctcaataccacgtgtaagagaatccattttaaacgccagatcctggcagaatcaattttcttttctgttgaggtcctggtatatgaggtgccgtttgtgtcaaaactaTGTAAAAGTGAGACATatatatatgtccatgggtatttataaatgtccatgggtatttatatatatccacgggtatttataaatacccgtagacatttataaatgtccacaggtatttataaatacccatagacatttatatatgtccatgggtatttatatatgtccatgggtatttataaatgtccatgggtatatataaatgtccatgggtatatataaatgtccatgggtatatataaatgtccatgggtatttataaatgtccatgggtatttattatatgtccatgggtatttataaatgtccatgtgtatttataaatgtcaatgggtatttataaatgtccatgggtatatataaatgtccatgggtatttattatatgtccatgggtatttataaatgtccataggtatttattatatgtccatgggtatttataaatgtccatgggtatttataaatgtcaatgggtatttataaatgtccatgtgtatttatatatgtccttgggtatttatatatgtccgtgggtatatataaatgtccttgggtatttataaatgtccatgggtatatataaatgtccatgggtatttataaatgtccatgggtatttataaatgtccatgggtatatataaatgtccatgggtatttattatatgtccatgggtatttataaatgtccatgtgtatttataaatgtcaatgggtatttataaatgtccatgtgtatttataaatgtccatgggtatttataaatgtcaatgggtatttataaatgtccatgggtatttataaatgtcagtGGAGGATGTGTGCTTTTCAGGGTGTGGTTTTGTTACATTACAAGtgatagtcacatgactgttACATAACCTGCCACATGGTCACAACAATGGCTGAAGGCTCAATAAGTGTGAATGTTGGAGTGTTGTCTAGTGCCCTGGCTGTTGCAATTCAGCAAGCAGCTAGCAGTGGACAGTCACAGTCACCTCAAGTCCCTGCCAATCAAAGTCAGCACACTTCCAGTCAAAGGTACAAATGTAGTGTACAGACCCATGCCGAAAGTTTCAGATATAGGCAGCATTTGATCATGCATCAGCCCACAATAATTTAGCAGGGTGACACTTGATATAGCAGTGTAtacttgatcagaggccgctctcaaatgGTAGCCTCAAGCATGTGGAAGCCATATTAATACTAGTAGCTTAGTAGCTCTTCACAATTAAATCTTGGCAGAGTTTGAGTTTATGCTTTATGCTTTATGCTTTATGCTGATGTCGGTTGTTGGATTAGCTGGGAAACATCCGCCGCTTCTGATTAGGCGCGGAATGAGATTTTTGCGGTTAAATTTGTAGGCGTAAATGTTTTTACCTTAGGTATGTTTTTACATTGAAAAGTTGCTGTTTGTTATGGACCATGCCATCATGCATACAGCAGAGGTCCTTCATCTGCACGGGTGATTTTACCATCTTATCTAAAAAGGAAGAGAGGAAGTGAAGGAGGCTCAGGACAGAAGAAATCGAAATCCAAAGAAAGCACTCTGCAAGTGTGGGATCGAGACATTGTGTGCATTCCAAAGAAAGATGGTGAATCCCCAATATCATTTCCCCGTGGCAAGTCCCGTGCTAAACTAGCTTCTAAGGGTTTGATGGGCAAAATATGCCTTACTTCCTTAATGACAGAAAATGAGATGGAGATGGAGGTACGATCTGTGTTTAGTCGCCAGATGCGAAGCCAAGAGGACTTTCCCTTCGTCTTTCTTCAATGCACTGGAGCTGGATCAAAATCACTCACTATTCCCTCAAAATCTGCAACTTTTACGTGGACACCACAACAAGTTGCAAAGCTAGGAACTAACAAGAATCCAATTTATATCTTGGCCCAAGATGAGCTTACATTGCCAGATGTTGAGGTAAGAGACCTTGTACCATGCACATGATTTATGTGTGTACAATAGGACTCAGATTTGGAGTCAGGCAATGATTGGGAACATGCAGGAAAGGATGGCTCTCGCAAATCTGAGGAAACACCTCCTACGTCTGTCTCAAACACCAGTAAGAAACCTCGTCCTCAGTCTATCAAAAAAACACCTAAGGAAGAAAGTGCACACAGGTATTACTTTATGttgtgcatgctgcatgcatgataacaCTTATTTTTCTGTCTAGGTCTTACGATGTTTACAGAAGCCTTATCGATTTGACACAAGAGTCTCCCGACGATATGTCAGGTAGCGGCACTGACGATGAGCTTCCCAAAGTGGAGTTTTCTCTTGCACCTCAACGTGATTTGGAAGAAAGGTATTGACTAAATTTGAAACATGACCGTGTTTCATTTATTATCTTCTAGGGGGGTTCGCAAAACAAATCCAATTGTATCCAAGCACGTAGTTCTCCAACATCAGTTGAGAGTACTAACTGGTGCAGCTGATGAGGAAGATCGACAACGGATATGTGTACGCCGTAGTCACATTGTACAAGATGCATTGTGTGCTTTCGCCAAACCTTCCTTTCACACCTCAAAGATGTTGAAGGTGACCTTCATTGGGGAGATTTCAGTGGATGATGGAGGTCCCAGGCGAGAGCTGTTCAGTGTACTCATGAGGGAGCTCTTTGACAAGAGTGGCCTTTTCACAGGCTGGCCTGAGAATGCTGTACCAGTGCACAATGTTCATGCCTTAGCTGAAAATAAGTTCTACATCACTGGAAAGATCGTTGCAACCAGCTTAGTACAAGGTGGGCCACCCCCAGTGTGCTTCAGCCGTGCTGTTGCAGACTATATTGTGTTTGACGAAGTGAGGAGTTCTCCAGACCTTCAAGATATACCTGACTTCGAAGTTCGGCAGAATCTTGAGAAGGTtgcgtgtgtacgtgtgtgtgcctgtgcctGTTTTTACTACATTTCTACAGATGCTAACTATTGTGAATGTTGAGGAACTCAGGTCATTCACTGATGAGCACCTTGAGCTTCGCTTTGAGTGTGGCTACCAGAAACCAACCAGCTCGCTGCAGATCTCAGATAAGGAGGAGATCCTGAAGACAGTGTGGCTCCATTTTGTGTATTTCCTCCCTCTTGCTGAGCTGCAACAGCTAAGGAAGGGATTGAGGGAGACCCTCCAGCTGGAAATTTTGATGGTCCAATACCCTGATGACATGCATTCGTTCCTTGCCACCTCAATTGCGTTTGATGTTGATGGTGGTGACCTCTTAGACTGGTTTGTGGCTAGCTACTCAGAAAGAGGAAGCAACAAAAGAAAGTCAGAGGAGGCTGTTTACCTCATGTGGAGCAACTATGTCATGGATTGCTCTGGTCAGTTACACACATTTATACAGcactgtatatgtacatgctaaGCATTTATCGTTTGTCAGTTACACATTACAGCATTTATCCCAACACAGATGGTGATGAATCAGGTGTGTCGATTGGTGACATTCTACAATTTATCTCTGGCTCTAGGAGGCTTCCAGCAGCTGGGTTTCCTTGTATCCCTAGTGTCCACTTCACAAATGAAAAGATTCTCCCTAAGACTTCAACATGTGACGTAAGCATCACCTTTCCAAGATCTTTTGACGAGCTGCCATATGAGATGTTTAAGAAAAAAATGGATATGAGCGTTTTGGATTCTGCTGGTTTTGGTGGTGGTCCGTAGTTAGTATATAACAGTTCCAACTTTGACATTTTAGCTGCTGTATTACTTCATTGtgttcattcattcattcatcatCACATTATTCATTCCTTTTTCATTTATTTATTCATTCTTTCATTCAttcttatcataattataataattgaatATTACATCCAAATACATTGTGAGCAAGTAGCATTAAGATGCTGTCCTGTAGTATGAAGTACGTCGACAAAGAGTCCTCTACCATTATCTTCTGCTTCTTCAAGGGGATTTATAGTTTGGAAACTTTGTTTTAAAATTGAGCATGGTATAAACTTAATTCTTGGCACTGATACACGTTCTCCTTCAACATCAGAAGTGTCCACATTAGCTGTAGTACCAAGTTCTTGCTCGCTTGTTTGCAGCATACCTTCAAAAAAAAGTTGGTATGGAGTTCGATTGCCTTCAGTAGATAAAGGATGATGATTCCAACTATCTACGAAACCTGAAATACATTTGTTTATTCTTGGCAGGAATATCAGATGCAAACAGTAAAGATCCACTTCATTTAAGGGGTCAAGAAGTCCATCACTTTCCAAAGATCGGAAGATTTGGGAAAACACGGAACCAACACATCTATGAACGTCAC comes from Halichondria panicea chromosome 7, odHalPani1.1, whole genome shotgun sequence and encodes:
- the LOC135338469 gene encoding G2/M phase-specific E3 ubiquitin-protein ligase-like isoform X1, giving the protein MVTTMAEGSISVNVGVLSSALAVAIQQAASSGQSQSPQVPANQSQHTSSQSRGPSSARVILPSYLKRKRGSEGGSGQKKSKSKESTLQVWDRDIVCIPKKDGESPISFPRGKSRAKLASKGLMGKICLTSLMTENEMEMEVRSVFSRQMRSQEDFPFVFLQCTGAGSKSLTIPSKSATFTWTPQQVAKLGTNKNPIYILAQDELTLPDVEDSDLESGNDWEHAGKDGSRKSEETPPTSVSNTSKKPRPQSIKKTPKEESAHRSYDVYRSLIDLTQESPDDMSGSGTDDELPKVEFSLAPQRDLEERGVRKTNPIVSKHVVLQHQLRVLTGAADEEDRQRICVRRSHIVQDALCAFAKPSFHTSKMLKVTFIGEISVDDGGPRRELFSVLMRELFDKSGLFTGWPENAVPVHNVHALAENKFYITGKIVATSLVQGGPPPVCFSRAVADYIVFDEVRSSPDLQDIPDFEVRQNLEKMLTIVNVEELRSFTDEHLELRFECGYQKPTSSLQISDKEEILKTVWLHFVYFLPLAELQQLRKGLRETLQLEILMVQYPDDMHSFLATSIAFDVDGGDLLDWFVASYSERGSNKRKSEEAVYLMWSNYVMDCSDGDESGVSIGDILQFISGSRRLPAAGFPCIPSVHFTNEKILPKTSTCDVSITFPRSFDELPYEMFKKKMDMSVLDSAGFGGGP
- the LOC135338469 gene encoding G2/M phase-specific E3 ubiquitin-protein ligase-like isoform X2, which codes for MVTTMAEGSISVNVGVLSSALAVAIQQAASSGQSQSPQVPANQSQHTSSQRGPSSARVILPSYLKRKRGSEGGSGQKKSKSKESTLQVWDRDIVCIPKKDGESPISFPRGKSRAKLASKGLMGKICLTSLMTENEMEMEVRSVFSRQMRSQEDFPFVFLQCTGAGSKSLTIPSKSATFTWTPQQVAKLGTNKNPIYILAQDELTLPDVEDSDLESGNDWEHAGKDGSRKSEETPPTSVSNTSKKPRPQSIKKTPKEESAHRSYDVYRSLIDLTQESPDDMSGSGTDDELPKVEFSLAPQRDLEERGVRKTNPIVSKHVVLQHQLRVLTGAADEEDRQRICVRRSHIVQDALCAFAKPSFHTSKMLKVTFIGEISVDDGGPRRELFSVLMRELFDKSGLFTGWPENAVPVHNVHALAENKFYITGKIVATSLVQGGPPPVCFSRAVADYIVFDEVRSSPDLQDIPDFEVRQNLEKMLTIVNVEELRSFTDEHLELRFECGYQKPTSSLQISDKEEILKTVWLHFVYFLPLAELQQLRKGLRETLQLEILMVQYPDDMHSFLATSIAFDVDGGDLLDWFVASYSERGSNKRKSEEAVYLMWSNYVMDCSDGDESGVSIGDILQFISGSRRLPAAGFPCIPSVHFTNEKILPKTSTCDVSITFPRSFDELPYEMFKKKMDMSVLDSAGFGGGP